From one Lolium rigidum isolate FL_2022 chromosome 4, APGP_CSIRO_Lrig_0.1, whole genome shotgun sequence genomic stretch:
- the LOC124647640 gene encoding LOW QUALITY PROTEIN: probable trehalase (The sequence of the model RefSeq protein was modified relative to this genomic sequence to represent the inferred CDS: inserted 2 bases in 1 codon), with protein sequence MDDDKIDSRGKPPRTPPKNXKPNLMAPPPRRQLLLLHLLLFLSLPLLRMGSVAAAVPEGDRDPEEGARALLALLQRVQSEALRALGPRDFDPKLYVDLPLAPGADLAAASAALASVATREEMEAYLARYFAAAGSDLLAADPPDFDPEPRGFLPRVAAGGEARAWALQVHALWKDLARRVAPAVAARPGRHTLLPLPGRVVVPGARFREVYYWDSYWVVRGLLVSKMYETAKDIVLNLVYLVEEYGFVLNGARSYYTNRSQPPLLSSMVLELYTATGDLGLVRRVFPSLMKEHSFWVSELHNVAIMDNNGCVHNLSRYQAMWNKPRPESATIDEELASKLNSITAKEKLYHQIASAAETGWDFSSRWMSDPTDMTTLVTTFIIPVDLNTFICKMERDIAVFAELIGEKATAEIFSEASKSRHTAIETILWNSEMEQWLDYWLPLDGNQGVYKWESKSQNHNIFASNFVPLWLNAHNSGLMPFLDEAKSVRVMRSLQTSGLVYPAGIATSVSNTGQQWDFPNGWAPLQHLITEGLLNSGSTEAKKFAEDIATRWVRTNYAAYKSTGAMHEKYDVEACGKSGGGGEYKPQTGFGWSNGVLLSFLEEFGWSQDKEIGCLS encoded by the exons ATGGACGACGACAAGATCGATAGTAGAGGAAAG CCCCCACGAACTCCTCCTAAAAA CAAACCAAACCTAATGGCCCCGCCCCCACGTCGTCAACTTCTTCTACTCcaccttctcctcttcctctctcttccacttctccggatgggttccgtcgccgccgccgtccccgaaGGCGATCGCGACCCCGAGGAGGGCGCCCGCGCGCTCCTCGCGCTGCTGCAGCGGGTACAGTCGGAGGCGCTGCGCGCGCTGGGCCCGCGCGACTTCGACCCCAAGCTCTACGTGGACCTGCCGCTGGCGCCGGGCGCCGaccttgccgccgcctcggccgcgcTGGCGTCCGTGGCCACGCGGGAGGAGATGGAGGCGTACCTCGCGCGGTACTTCGCGGCGGCCGGGTCCGACCTGCTGGCGGCCGACCCGCCGGACTTCGACCCCGAGCCGCGCGGGTTCCTGCCGCGCGtcgcggccggcggcgaggcgcggGCGTGGGCGCTGCAGGTGCACGCGCTCTGGAAGGACCTGGCGCGGCGGGTGGCGCcggccgtggccgcgcggcccggcagGCACacgctgctgccgctgccgggcAGGGTCGTCGTGCCGGGCGCCAGGTTCCGGGAGGTCTACTACTGGGACTCCTACTGGGTCGTCAG AGGCTTGCTGGTGAGCAAAATGTATGAAACGGCAAAAGATATCGTGCTTAACCTTGTATACCTTGTGGAGGAATATGGTTTTGTTCTCAACGGTGCAAGATCGTATTACACTAATCGAAG CCAACCGCCACTTTTAAGCTCGATGGTTTTAGAACTATACACGGCCACAGGTGATTTGGGCCTTGTGAGGAGAGTATTCCCCTCTCTGATGAAAGAGCATAGCTTCTGGGTATCAG AGCTTCACAACGTAGCAATAATGGACAATAATGGATGTGTGCATAACTTGAGTCGCTACCAGGCTATGTGGAACAAACCTAGGCCAGAAAGTGCAACAATT GATGAGGAACTGGCCTCAAAGCTTAATTCTATAACCGCTAAGGAAAAATTATACCACCAGATTGCTTCAGCAGCTGAAACGGGATGGGATTTCAGCTCTCGATGGATGAG CGATCCAACTGACATGACAACCTTGGTAACGACTTTCATCATACCGGTGGACTTGAACACATTCATATGCAAG ATGGAACGGGACATAGCGGTGTTTGCTGAACTCATTGGAGAGAAGGCAACGGCAGAAATTTTCTCAGAGGCTTCAAAATCGCGGCATACGGCAATCGAGACTATTTTGTGGAATTCTGAGATGGAACAGTGGCTTGATTACTGGCTTCCCCTCGATGGAAACCAG GGAGTCTACAAGTGGGAATCGAAGTCACAGAACCATAACATTTTTGCTTCTAACTTCGTACCCTTGTGGTTGAATGCACATAATTCAG GTTTGATGCCGTTCCTGGATGAAGCCAAATCGGTGAGAGTCATGAGAAGCCTCCAGACATCAGGACTGGTCTATCCTGCAGGAATAGCAACTTCAGTATCAAACACAGGGCAACAATG GGACTTTCCAAATGGGTGGGCACCATTGCAGCATCTGATAACCGAGGGATTGCTGAACTCTGGTTCGACAGAAGCAAAGAAGTTTGCTGAGGATATTGCTACGAGGTGGGTGAGAACCAACTATGCGGCCTACAAGTCAACTGGcgcgatgcatgagaagtacgacGTGGAGGCCTGTGGTAAATCTGGAGGAGGCGGTGAATACAAACCCCAG ACTGGTTTTGGTTGGTCCAATGGTGTATTATTGTCGTTCTTGGAAGAGTTTGGGTGGTCCCAGGACAAAGAAATAGGATGTCTATCATGA
- the LOC124706009 gene encoding 5-oxoprolinase 1 — protein sequence MGKFRFCIDRGGTFTDIYAEVPGRPEGYVMKLLSVDPSNYDDAPIEGIRRILEEFSGESIPRSAKIPTGMIDWIRMGTTVATNALLERKGERIALCVTRGFKDLLQIGNQARPNIFDLKVLKSSNLYEEVVEVDERVELVLDGERDDSSIEGISGELVRVGKPVDVESLKPSLKGLLDKGIRCLAVVLMHSYTYPHHELLIEKLALEMGFKHVSLSSSLTPMVRAVPRGLTASVDAYLTPVIKEYLSAFMSRFDGGSEPVNVLFMQSDGGLAPESRFSGHKAVLSGPAGGVVGYSQTLFELETSKPLIGFDMGGTSTDVSRYDGSYEQVLETQIAGAIIQAPQLDINTVAAGGGSKLKFQFGAFKVGPESVGAHPGPVCYRKGGELAITDANLILGTVIPEYFPSIFGPNENLPLDYEATRKAFEDLAVEINSYRKSQDPLAKGMTVEEIALGFVDVANEAMCRPIRQLTEMKGHDTKNHALACFGGAGPQHACAIARSLGMSELLIHRYCGILSAYGMGLADVIEDLQEPYSAVYNADSANEASRRAALLVKQVKDKLTEQGFGEESIRTDSYLNLRYEGTDTAIMVKQPEKESGCDYADEFVKLFQQEYGFKLLHRKILICDVRVQGVGATNILQPRELTPISTKPVQESSCKIYFSYGWQETPLYKLENLGYGHVLEGPVVIMNGNSTVIVEKDCKAIITKYGNVKIEISASLSTVEISEKVADVVQLSIFNHRFMGIAEQMGRTLQRTSISTNIKERLDFSCALFGSDGGLVANAPHVPVHLGAMSSTVCWQLSYWGDNLHEGDVLVTNHPCSGGSHLPDITVVTPVFNDGKLIFFVASRGHHAEIGGITPGSMPPFSKSIWEEGAAIKAFKLVERGVFQEEGIVQLLQSPRSDEFTNHKIPGTRKIEDNLSDLRAQVAANQRGITLIKELINQYGLMTVQSYMNHVQKNAVVAVREMLKVVASRVEKETGSCVIEDEDYMDDGSVLHLKLTLDSVRGEATFDFEGTSPEVYGNWNAPEAVTAAAIIYCLRCLVDVDIPLNQGCLAPVKIIIPKGSFLSPSDKAAVVGGNVLTSQRVTDVVLMAFQACACSQGCMNNLTFGDDTFGYYETIGGGCGAGPSWGGTSGVQCHMTNTRMTDPEIFEQRYPVLLHRFSIRENSGGSGVHRGGDGLVREIEFRRPVVVSILSERRVHAPRGLKGGENGARGANYLVRTDGRRVYLGGKNTVTVNAGEVLQIFTPGGGGFGSP from the coding sequence ATGGGCAAGTTCAGGTTCTGCATTGACCGGGGCGGCACCTTCACCGACATCTACGCCGAGGTCCCCGGGAGGCCGGAAGGCTACGTCATGAAGCTCCTCTCCGTCGACCCGTCCAACTACGACGACGCCCCCATCGAAGGGATCAGGAGGATCCTGGAGGAGTTCTCCGGCGAGTCGATCCCCCGCTCCGCCAAGATTCCCACCGGCATGATCGATTGGATCCGGATGGGCACCACGGTCGCCACGAACGCCCTGCTCGAGAGGAAGGGCGAGAGGATCGCGCTCTGTGTCACCCGGGGCTTCAAGGACTTGCTCCAGATCGGCAACCAGGCCCGGCCAAACATATTCGACCTCAAGGTCTTAAAGTCCTCGAATTTGTATGAGGAGGTGGTCGAGGTCGATGAGCGGGTTGAACTTGTTCTTGACGGTGAGAGGGATGATTCGTCTATTGAAGGGATCTCAGGGGAGCTGGTCAGGGTGGGGAAGCCGGTTGATGTGGAATCGTTGAAGCCTTCACTGAAAGGGTTGCTTGACAAGGGGATTCGGTGTTTGGCAGTGGTGCTGATGCATTCGTATACCTATCCCCATCACGAGCTCCTGATTGAGAAACTAGCTCTGGAAATGGGGTTCAAGCATGTCTCTCTGTCTTCGTCGTTGACGCCGATGGTGCGTGCAGTGCCTCGGGGCCTTACAGCCAGTGTGGATGCTTATCTAACACCAGTCatcaaagagtacttatcagcaTTCATGTCAAGGTTCGATGGGGGATCTGAACCAGTGAATGTGCTGTTTATGCAGTCAGATGGTGGTCTTGCCCCGGAGAGCAGGTTCTCTGGGCACAAAGCAGTATTATCAGGTCCTGCAGGTGGTGTTGTTGGTTACTCGCAGACCTTGTTTGAACTTGAGACGTCCAAGCCACTCATTGGGTTTGACATGGGAGGTACATCCACCGACGTCAGCCGCTATGATGGAAGCTATGAACAAGTACTCGAAACCCAGATTGCTGGGGCAATCATTCAAGCTCCCCAGCTCGACATAAACACAGTGGCTGCTGGTGGCGGGTCGAAGCTTAAGTTTCAGTTTGGGGCTTTCAAGGTTGGGCCAGAATCGGTTGGAGCACACCCTGGTCCAGTTTGCTATAGGAAAGGTGGTGAACTGGCAATTACTGACGCTAACTTGATCTTGGGAACTGTCATTCCTGAGTACTTTCCGTCCATATTTGGTCCTAATGAAAATTTGCCCCTTGATTATGAGGCTACACGGAAGGCATTTGAGGATCTTGCTGTTGAGATCAACTCTTACCGAAAGAGTCAGGATCCATTAGCAAAGGGCATGACAGTTGAGGAGATTGCTCTTGGGTTTGTCGATGTTGCAAACGAGGCAATGTGCCGACCTATACGCCAATTGACAGAAATGAAGGGGCACGATACCAAGAACCATGCACTAGCGTGCTTTGGTGGTGCAGGTCCTCAGCATGCATGCGCTATAGCAAGGTCCTTAGGCATGTCTGAgttacttattcatcgttattgTGGCATACTGAGTGCATACGGGATGGGCCTTGCTGATGTTattgaagatttgcaagaaccatACTCTGCTGTTTATAATGCAGATTCTGCTAACGAGGCATCTCGAAGAGCAGCTCTTTTGGTAAAGCAGGTGAAAGATAAGCTAACAGAGCAGGGATTTGGAGAGGAGAGCATCAGGACAGATTCATACTTGAACTTGAGATACGAGGGAACTGATACAGCAATCATGGTTAAACAGCCTGAGAAAGAATCTGGATGTGATTATGCTGATGAGTTCGTGAAACTGTTTCAACAAGAGTATGGCTTCAAACTGCTACACAGAAAGATACTCATATGTGATGTGAGAGTCCAAGGTGTTGGCGCCACGAACATTTTACAACCTCGTGAACTGACACCAATATCAACCAAGCCTGTGCAAGAAAGTTCATGCAAAATTTATTtttcatatggatggcaagaaacTCCACTGTACAAGCTCGAGAATTTGGGTTATGGCCATGTCTTGGAAGGCCCTGTGGTTATTATGAATGGGAATAGCACTGTGATAGTAGAAAAAGACTGCAAGGCTATCATCACTAAGTATGGTAATGTAAAAATTGAGATCAGTGCATCTCTGAGCACTGTAGAAATATCAGAAAAAGTTGCTGATGTAGTTCAACTTTCTATCTTTAATCACCGGTTCATGGGTATTGCTGAACAGATGGGTCGGACACTTCAAAGAACTTCCATTTCTACAAACATAAAGGAACGGCTGGACTTCTCATGTGCTTTATTTGGTTCGGATGGTGGCCTTGTTGCAAATGCCCCGCACGTTCCTGTGCATTTGGGAGCCATGTCTAGCACTGTATGCTGGCAGCTTAGTTATTGGGGTGATAACCTGCATGAGGGTGATGTTCTTGTAACGAACCATCCATGCTCTGGCGGTAGCCATCTGCCAGATATCACAGTTGTCACACCAGTGTTTAATGATGGTAAACTGATCTTTTTTGTTGCTAGTAGAGGTCACCATGCAGAGATTGGTGGCATCACTCCAGGAAGCATGCCTCCTTTCTCAAAATCCATCTGGGAGGAAGGTGCTGCCATCAAAGCGTTTAAACTTGTGGAAAGGGGTGTTtttcaagaggaaggaatagttcAATTGCTGCAGTCACCCCGGTCTGATGAATTTACCAATCATAAGATTCCAGGAACACGCAAGATTGAAGATAATCTCTCTGACCTCCGTGCTCAGGTGGCAGCAAACCAACGGGGAATAACACTTATCAAAGAACTGATAAATCAGTATGGCCTGATGACTGTGCAATCTTATATGAATCACGTCCAGAAAAATGCTGTGGTAGCTGTGAGAGAGATGCTCAAGGTAGTCGCATCTAGAGTCGAAAAGGAAACGGGATCTTGTGTTATCGAAGACGAAGATTATATGGATGATGGCTCTGTGCTCCATTTGAAGCTCACCCTTGATTCTGTCCGAGGTGAGGCTACCTTTGACTTTGAGGGCACCAGTCCTGAGGTGTACGGTAACTGGAATGCTCCTGAAGCGGTAACAGCAGCTGCTATCATATACTGCTTGCGATGCTTGGTGGATGTAGATATACCCTTGAATCAAGGCTGCCTAGCTCCTGTGAAGATCATCATTCCTAAAGGCTCATTTCTTTCACCAAGTGACAAGGCTGCAGTGGTTGGCGGCAACGTGTTAACCTCTCAAAGAGTTACAGATGTTGTCCTGATGGCGTTCCAAGCCTGCGCCTGTTCTCAGGGGTGCATGAACAATTTGACATTTGGAGATGACACATTTGGCTACTACGAGACAATCGGAGGTGGTTGTGGAGCCGGCCCTAGCTGGGGCGGTACAAGTGGTGTTCAGTGCCACatgacaaacacaaggatgactgACCCGGAGATCTTTGAGCAGCGGTACCCTGTTCTTTTGCACAGGTTTAGCATCAGAGAGAACAGTGGAGGTTCTGGTGTCCACAGGGGCGGTGATGGCCTTGTAAGGGAGATCGAATTCCGCAGGCCTGTTGTTGTGAGCATTCTTTCTGAGCGACGGGTGCATGCTCCCAGGGGACTGAAGGGAGGGGAAAATGGAGCTCGTGGCGCAAACTATTTGGTCAGGACAGATGGCCGCAGAGTTTACCTTGGAGGGAAGAACACTGTAACGGTTAATGCTGGTGAGGTTCTTCAGATTTTCACTCCTGGTGGTGGCGGTTTTGGCTCTCCTTGA
- the LOC124706010 gene encoding uncharacterized protein LOC124706010 — MAAALLPETASRLLTPETLRTAAKQSQGIHLVPISLRRAIKRYLRDQDKTHMHRKVLLLSSSFERAKGTGVELAAAATRGALIDDPHAPVDAEQRTARWKVRSAYGDIGLQYRADETVAYVASRMPAIYAACHRVLREVRRRSPDFAPKNVLDFGAGPSSALWAMRAVWPKSIERVHLIEPSKEMQRAGQTLLDNLKGLPLIHSYGSIQELNRSIEKHERGHDLVISSYALGEIPSLNDRITIVRQLWDLTKDVLVLLEPGTPQGSKIISQMRSYILWMEKRKCRKIEKSTRGAPSETKSIVAQEALLKNGAFVVAPCPHDGRCPLENSDKYCHFVQRLERTSTQRIYKRSKGVPLRGFEDEKFCYVALRRGKRPEEAWPLDGMKFDTLKERHAKRNPEDFIIDYDEQFPSEEDEEAVSGDEDSSVPDDSLVPYASDTQELSLFHESGAEEEDDPIRAGLGGGWGRIIYSPIRRGKQVQMDVCRSTKRDASEGAFERVIVTQSKNPALHLQARKSLWGDLWPF, encoded by the exons ATGGCGGCCGCACTGCTGCCGGAGACGGCGTCGCGGCTGCTGACTCCGGAGACCCTCCGCACGGCGGCCAAGCAGTCTCAGGGCATCCACCTCGTCCCCATCTCTCTCCGCCGCGCCATCAAGCGCTACCTTCGCG ACCAGGACAAGACGCACATGCACAGAAAGGTGCTGCtgctctcctcctccttcgagcgcGCAAAGGGCACCGGTGTGGAGCTGGCTGCGGCGGCCACCCGTGGGGCGCTCATTGACGATCCCCACGCCCCTGTGGACGCTGAGCAGCGGACCGCGCGGTGGAAGGTTCGTTCTGCCTACGGGGATATCGGCCTTCAGTACCGTGCGGATGAGACGGTGGCGTATGTCGCCTCCCGCATGCCTGCAATCTACGCCGCATGCCACCGCGTGCTCCGTGAG GTTCGTCGGAGATCGCCAGATTTTGCACCAAAGAATGTGTTGGACTTCGGAGCGGGGCCAAGCTCAGCACTTTG GGCAATGAGGGCAGTGTGGCCGAAGTCAATAGAGAGGGTTCATTTGATCGAGCCCTCCAAAGAAATGCAGAGAGCGGGACAGACCCTTCTTGATA ATTTGAAGGGATTGCCACTTATCCACAGTTATGGTAGCATCCAAGAGTTGAACCGCAGCATCGAAAAACATGAGAGAGGCCACGACCTTGTAATATCA TCTTACGCACTTGGTGAGATTCCTTCGTTGAATGACCGTATAACAATTGTGAGGCAGCTTTGGGACCTAACAAAAGATGTTTTG GTTTTGTTAGAGCCTGGAACTCCTCAAGGGTCAAAGATTATAAGCCAAATGCGCTCATATATCCTTTGGATGGAAAAGAGA AAGTGCCGCAAAATCGAGAAATCCACACGCGGTGCCCCAAGTGAAACTAAGAGCATTGTTGCTCAAGAAGCTTTGCTGAAAAATGGTGCTTTTGTGGTTGCCCCG TGTCCTCATGATGGTCGGTGTCCATTGGAGAATTCAGACAAATACTGCCACTTTGTTCAGAGATTGGAGAGGACATCAACACAACGTATCTACAAG AGGTCAAAAGGTGTGCCTTTGCGTGGTTTTGAGGACGAGAAATTCTGTTATGTTGCTTTAAGAAGGGGCAAGCGACCAGA GGAAGCTTGGCCACTTGATGGCATGAAGTTTGATACTCTTAAAGAACGTCATGCCAAGAGAAACCCAGAAGATTTTATCATTGACTATG ATGAACAATTTCCaagtgaggaagatgaagaagctGTTTCTGGCGATGAGGACAGTTCAGTCCCAGATGACAGTTTGGTCCCATATGCTTCTGATACACAAGAATTAAGTCTGTTCCATGAgagtggagcagaggaggaagatgatcccatCCGTGCTGGTCTTGGAGGAGGTTGGGGCCGGATTATATACAGCCCCATTCGAAGAGGAAAGCAAGTACAGATGGATGTTTGCCGTTCTACCAAAAGGGATGCATCCGAGGGCGCGTTCGAGCGTGTCATTGTCACACAAAGCAAGAACCCCGCCTTACATCTCCAGGCCCGGAAGTCTCTGTGGGGTGATCTTTGGCCATTTTAA